From the Pedobacter cryoconitis genome, one window contains:
- a CDS encoding EamA family transporter, whose product MNNNKSFTLPPIPAVLLSIISVQCGAAIAKGLFPVLGAQSTALIRIGLSAVILMAVNRTNLTKLTAKQWKAVIPYGISLGLMNMIFYMAIERIPLGLGVTLEFVGPLIVAIFGSKRITDYLWILLAGIGIALIAPWTGKGIDLIGVLLALTAGGFWAGYIVMGGKISKIMNGGDAVTVGMLFATIVVAPFGIGSGGLTHLTPTLLLMGGALALLSSAIPFTLEINALRQMPARTFSILMSLEPAVAALNGLILLHEFLTFNQWLAVGCVIIASAGATLTTKKAVVQENT is encoded by the coding sequence ATGAATAATAATAAATCTTTTACCTTACCACCAATTCCTGCCGTTCTTTTATCAATTATCAGTGTACAGTGCGGAGCTGCAATTGCTAAAGGTCTGTTTCCTGTTTTAGGTGCGCAAAGTACAGCCCTGATCCGGATCGGTCTTTCGGCCGTTATCCTGATGGCCGTTAACCGGACAAACCTAACAAAGCTTACCGCTAAGCAATGGAAAGCAGTTATTCCTTATGGGATATCCCTTGGATTAATGAACATGATTTTTTATATGGCAATTGAACGGATACCACTTGGTTTAGGTGTTACCCTTGAATTCGTGGGCCCTTTAATCGTGGCTATATTTGGATCTAAACGGATAACTGACTATTTATGGATTTTGCTGGCTGGAATAGGAATTGCACTTATTGCGCCCTGGACTGGTAAAGGGATCGATCTCATTGGTGTTTTATTGGCATTGACTGCGGGAGGCTTCTGGGCAGGTTATATTGTAATGGGCGGGAAAATCTCGAAGATTATGAATGGGGGAGATGCAGTTACTGTAGGAATGTTATTTGCTACCATAGTTGTTGCGCCATTTGGAATTGGAAGTGGGGGATTGACCCATTTAACGCCAACTCTTCTTTTAATGGGAGGTGCATTGGCACTTTTGTCCAGTGCAATACCATTTACACTCGAAATTAATGCGCTGCGGCAAATGCCTGCGCGTACATTCAGTATCTTAATGAGCCTGGAGCCAGCCGTAGCTGCTTTGAATGGACTGATTCTGTTACATGAATTTTTGACGTTTAATCAGTGGCTCGCAGTTGGCTGTGTAATTATTGCCAGTGCAGGAGCGACATTGACGACTAAAAAGGCTGTTGTACAAGAAAATACATGA
- a CDS encoding AMP-binding protein — protein sequence MERTFREVRQLIADKQFGALKNIALHKPEFFNWATDIFEGIHVKERPAATALLWTDGNSVHDFSFLQISSQANQLLNFLRKKGIQQNNIILTQLSLQPITWLSILATIKGGFRMIPAANILGVADMSYRFEKLMPQVVIADTENAAKIEEAEQLSGKKIVVKIIADGRREGWYNLQDLQQENKEAAGATTKADDPLFLFFTSGTTGMPKVVIHTHLSYPFGHLTTSSWIGLQPEDIHYNISQPGWAKFAWSSFFAPWNIGACIFAFHQTGRFNARETLSLMEKYKITTFCAPPTVLRMLIQEDLKSYHFSLRECVAAGEPLNPEVIETWKNGTGILLRDGFGQTESTCMVANLPGYPVKSGSMGKPTFLYEVVIADDRGSELPLGEEGSICVRMDTGRPNGIFDTYFNDPEKKNEVFKHGLYYTGDKAYQDEQGYIWFVGRDDDVIKSSDYRIGPFEVESVLLEHEAVMESAVVGSPHVLKGLEVKAFVILNANYKPAKALADELFSYSRKRLSPYKMPRIIEFVTELPKTISGKIRRI from the coding sequence ATGGAAAGAACATTTAGAGAAGTACGCCAGCTTATAGCAGACAAACAATTCGGAGCACTGAAAAATATAGCGCTGCACAAGCCGGAATTCTTTAACTGGGCTACGGATATTTTTGAAGGAATTCATGTTAAAGAACGGCCTGCTGCAACTGCACTGCTGTGGACAGACGGAAATAGTGTTCATGATTTTAGTTTTTTACAAATCAGCAGTCAAGCTAACCAGCTGCTTAACTTTCTCAGAAAAAAGGGAATACAGCAAAATAATATCATCTTAACACAACTATCTTTGCAGCCAATAACGTGGTTAAGTATACTGGCTACCATTAAGGGAGGTTTCCGGATGATCCCGGCGGCCAATATTCTGGGGGTTGCAGATATGAGTTACCGATTCGAAAAGTTAATGCCCCAGGTAGTTATTGCAGACACAGAGAATGCCGCTAAAATAGAAGAAGCAGAGCAACTTTCCGGAAAAAAGATCGTGGTGAAAATTATTGCCGATGGAAGGAGAGAGGGCTGGTATAACCTGCAAGATTTACAGCAGGAAAACAAGGAAGCGGCTGGCGCAACAACTAAAGCTGATGATCCCTTATTCTTGTTCTTTACTTCTGGTACTACAGGCATGCCCAAAGTGGTTATACATACACATCTCAGTTATCCTTTTGGCCATCTGACCACCAGTTCCTGGATTGGTTTGCAGCCAGAAGATATCCATTATAATATATCACAGCCAGGCTGGGCAAAATTTGCCTGGAGCAGTTTTTTTGCCCCCTGGAATATAGGGGCTTGTATTTTCGCTTTCCATCAAACCGGACGTTTCAATGCCAGAGAAACACTAAGCCTGATGGAAAAATATAAAATCACAACTTTCTGTGCACCGCCTACGGTTTTGCGTATGCTTATTCAGGAAGACCTGAAGAGTTACCATTTCAGTTTAAGGGAATGTGTAGCAGCAGGAGAACCTTTAAATCCAGAAGTTATTGAAACCTGGAAAAATGGTACGGGTATATTGTTGCGGGATGGTTTTGGACAAACTGAAAGCACTTGTATGGTCGCTAATCTGCCCGGTTATCCGGTAAAATCAGGCTCTATGGGAAAACCAACTTTTCTCTATGAAGTTGTAATTGCTGATGACCGGGGATCGGAGCTGCCTTTGGGGGAGGAAGGAAGTATCTGTGTCAGAATGGATACAGGAAGACCAAATGGTATATTCGATACTTACTTCAATGATCCGGAAAAGAAAAACGAAGTATTTAAACATGGATTGTATTACACAGGTGATAAAGCTTATCAGGATGAACAGGGATATATCTGGTTTGTAGGAAGGGACGATGATGTGATCAAGTCTTCAGACTATCGGATCGGGCCTTTCGAAGTAGAAAGTGTATTGCTGGAACATGAGGCTGTCATGGAATCTGCTGTAGTGGGTAGCCCTCATGTACTTAAAGGGTTAGAGGTTAAGGCATTTGTGATTTTAAATGCAAATTATAAACCCGCTAAAGCGCTGGCAGATGAATTGTTTTCTTATTCCAGGAAAAGGCTTTCTCCTTACAAGATGCCGCGCATCATTGAATTTGTCACTGAATTACCCAAAACAATTAGTGGGAAGATCAGAAGGATATAG
- a CDS encoding MFS transporter, which yields MSQTKTKPSSTLIRARRSTMLIFLVCGLGVASWAPIVPYAKERLGFNDANLGLLLLLMGAGALIMMPITGILIRKNGSKKITLSAIIILSIVLPLLLLMDTPLTMGLTLFTFGAAIGTIDVAMNAQAINIERYYSQHIMSSFHGLFSLGGILGPLFMGGMIKSGLQPVIAIGTISVVLLLIVFSQYKSLLSSAHESKDTEQTKFSWPGRAVIFLGLMCFIVFLAEGSILDWSAVFLKDIKNFDEAIAGAGYAAFSIAMTAMRLLGDKFVDKVSPQKIVLFGAAISSAGYLVAVFSPWGWLSLAGFVLVGLGAANIVPVLFSAAGKIKGVPASVALPIVTTIGYTGSLAGPAGIGFIAYSSSLSVAFCVIALLLLVVSISYRQQ from the coding sequence ATGTCGCAAACGAAAACAAAGCCTTCCTCTACCCTTATTAGGGCACGCAGATCCACCATGCTTATTTTTTTAGTGTGTGGATTGGGAGTGGCCAGCTGGGCACCCATCGTTCCCTATGCAAAAGAGCGCCTTGGGTTTAATGATGCAAACTTAGGCTTGTTACTTCTTTTAATGGGTGCCGGCGCTTTGATCATGATGCCAATTACCGGAATTCTGATCCGAAAAAATGGCAGCAAGAAAATTACTTTAAGTGCCATTATAATCTTATCTATTGTACTTCCTTTGCTTTTGCTCATGGATACGCCATTAACAATGGGGCTTACCTTATTTACTTTTGGCGCCGCTATAGGAACGATTGATGTAGCCATGAATGCTCAGGCCATCAATATAGAACGGTATTATTCACAACATATCATGTCTTCCTTTCATGGATTGTTTAGCCTTGGTGGAATCCTTGGACCACTGTTTATGGGTGGAATGATCAAATCCGGATTACAACCTGTTATTGCTATAGGAACTATTTCGGTCGTCTTGCTGCTGATTGTATTCAGCCAGTATAAATCATTGTTATCATCAGCTCATGAATCAAAAGATACAGAGCAAACAAAATTCTCCTGGCCGGGGCGCGCAGTAATTTTCCTGGGCCTGATGTGCTTTATTGTCTTTTTGGCCGAAGGGTCAATTCTGGATTGGAGCGCCGTATTCTTAAAAGATATCAAGAATTTTGATGAAGCTATTGCCGGGGCAGGTTATGCTGCATTTTCAATTGCCATGACAGCCATGCGCTTATTGGGTGATAAATTTGTAGATAAAGTAAGTCCGCAAAAGATAGTCTTGTTTGGAGCGGCGATTTCATCGGCAGGATATCTTGTTGCAGTATTCAGTCCATGGGGATGGCTTTCTTTGGCGGGTTTTGTATTGGTGGGCCTGGGGGCTGCTAACATCGTTCCTGTTCTATTTAGCGCAGCTGGTAAAATAAAAGGTGTTCCAGCTTCGGTAGCTTTACCTATAGTAACCACGATAGGTTATACTGGTTCACTGGCAGGCCCGGCAGGAATTGGTTTCATTGCTTATTCCAGTTCTCTTTCGGTTGCATTCTGCGTTATTGCATTACTGCTGCTGGTCGTGAGTATTTCTTACCGTCAGCAATAG
- a CDS encoding LysR family transcriptional regulator yields the protein MNTNDFKIFEAVAANGSFTRAAEAMFTVQSNVTARIKILEDEFAVSLFTRTSRKVELTAAGETLIHYFKQVGQLIEEAKRELAQSNQLIGQLRIGCIETTMALKAPDIINKFSEMYPEIELEFKADMSSNLINEVLNYKLDAAFVAAPVSVPELAQQTIKEEQLVMVTSTQYKKIEELIQDKQVKIVVFDQGCNYRARLESWLSFKGIVNYKRIVVNSLEGIINFVEADLAITILPAELIEQYYQNRKLKTFSIGKELGTSTTILVYRKTRVNDKLLEAFLEMYSKL from the coding sequence ATGAATACTAATGATTTTAAAATATTCGAAGCTGTAGCAGCAAATGGGAGTTTTACCAGGGCTGCCGAAGCGATGTTTACCGTCCAGTCAAATGTGACAGCGAGAATTAAAATTTTAGAAGACGAATTTGCTGTTTCACTCTTTACAAGAACTTCAAGAAAGGTTGAATTGACTGCTGCGGGTGAAACACTGATTCATTATTTTAAACAGGTCGGGCAATTAATAGAAGAAGCGAAAAGAGAATTAGCTCAAAGTAATCAATTAATTGGTCAGCTTAGAATTGGCTGTATCGAAACCACGATGGCTTTGAAAGCACCTGATATTATCAATAAATTCAGCGAAATGTATCCCGAGATTGAACTTGAATTTAAAGCTGATATGTCTTCAAATCTGATCAATGAAGTACTCAACTACAAATTGGACGCCGCTTTTGTAGCTGCACCAGTTTCAGTACCAGAATTGGCACAGCAAACAATTAAAGAAGAACAATTAGTGATGGTAACTTCCACTCAGTATAAAAAGATTGAGGAGCTTATTCAGGATAAGCAAGTAAAAATAGTTGTATTCGATCAGGGTTGCAATTATAGGGCAAGACTGGAATCATGGCTCAGCTTTAAAGGGATCGTTAATTATAAACGTATCGTAGTTAATTCTTTGGAAGGTATCATAAACTTTGTAGAAGCTGACCTGGCCATCACTATATTACCTGCTGAGTTAATTGAACAGTATTATCAAAATAGAAAGTTAAAGACCTTTTCTATTGGAAAGGAACTTGGAACATCTACAACTATTCTTGTATATAGAAAAACAAGGGTAAATGATAAGTTATTAGAGGCTTTTCTGGAAATGTATTCAAAATTATAA
- a CDS encoding TetR/AcrR family transcriptional regulator, which yields MESKDNVKHRNKEQTKRKLLQAVGEIIIEKGYSGLGVNKIANKAGVDKKLIYRYFGDGNTLVETYILEKDYWLGFADKLQEFNAIKSPGQAKEIISAMLERQFIFLYEEEAMQHMVLEELTSKSPLMASICNIRGNIGASLLKHTDPYFKDSEVNFRAVSALLVSGIYYLVLQAKINGGTICGIDVNSPEGREEVIKTIRHIIEWAYEAPKKQTKEN from the coding sequence ATGGAAAGTAAAGACAACGTCAAACATAGAAATAAAGAACAGACCAAAAGAAAACTTCTTCAGGCCGTAGGTGAAATTATTATAGAAAAGGGATACTCAGGTTTAGGAGTAAATAAAATCGCCAATAAAGCAGGCGTAGACAAAAAACTCATTTATCGTTATTTCGGAGATGGTAACACGTTGGTAGAAACCTATATCCTGGAAAAAGATTACTGGCTTGGTTTTGCAGATAAATTACAGGAATTCAATGCGATCAAATCCCCCGGTCAGGCAAAAGAAATTATATCAGCCATGCTGGAACGTCAATTTATCTTCTTATACGAAGAAGAGGCCATGCAACATATGGTTCTGGAAGAATTGACTTCCAAAAGTCCCTTAATGGCTAGTATATGTAATATCAGAGGAAATATAGGCGCAAGCTTACTTAAACATACAGACCCTTATTTTAAAGATTCTGAAGTGAATTTCAGGGCAGTCAGCGCGTTACTGGTATCGGGCATTTATTACCTTGTTTTACAAGCTAAAATTAATGGCGGAACCATATGTGGAATTGACGTTAATAGTCCCGAAGGAAGAGAAGAAGTCATAAAAACTATCCGACATATTATTGAATGGGCTTATGAGGCTCCGAAAAAACAAACTAAAGAAAACTAA
- a CDS encoding efflux RND transporter permease subunit, protein MNKVIKSVLAFSLKNKFFIFFMTFLLLVGGYFSFKSIAIDAFPDVTNTSLTIITQWPGRSAEEVEKFVTRPLEIAMNPAQKKTSIRSSSLFGLSVVKVTFEDNVEYDYARLQLNNHLGDADLPEGTKPEISPPYGPTGEIFRYTLTSSKKSVKELKTLEEWVVEREIRSVPGVADVNSFGGPTKAYQITIDPEKAVQYGVTPLEVYDAVSKSNINVGGDVIEQSGQAYVVRGIGLLNNINEIKNIIVDNVKGTPIFVKNIGEVTESSLPPLGQVGRDGDPDVVEGIVVMLKGGNTNDVIQSLKAKVDELNNSILPDDVKINAFYDREDLVDFATHTVLHNMAEGIIFVTVIVFLFMADWRTTIIVAIVIPLALLFAFICLKFKGMSANLLSMGAIDFGIIIDGAVVMMEGIFVVLDHRAKKEGMEKFNKLSKLGMIKEACLINGKGIFFAKLIIIIGLLPIFSFEKVEGKMFSPLAWTLGFALLGALILTFTLVPVMASVLLKKNVREKHNFFVEWITRNSMRLFNICFKGRKIAFPIAIIILAVSLFCFKFLGTEFLPQLNEGTIYVRATGPLSTSLGESVKLANDMRRTFRSFPEVKQVISQTGRPDDGTDATGFYNLEFHVDLYPQDQWKSKESKPELIQRMQEKLKFFPGIDLNFSQPISDNVEEAVSGVKGSIVVKLFGDDLKFVEEKEEKIFKIMKEIKGVEDLGIMRNLGQPELRIDLDQEKMALYGVTTADAGAVIETAIGGKAATQIYEGERKFDLRIRYPENFRNNANAIGDLRVPTLSGNKVPLREIANIRKLVGPSLIYRDKHKRYGAIKFSVRGRDMGSTIKEAQDKVNAQVKLPKGYHMEWAGDFENQQRATQRLTQVVPISILLIFFVLFILFGTIKDSLLVLNNVPFAIVGGIFALLLTGINFSISSGIGFIALFGICVQNGVILITKFKSNIKEMRHSHPEWTFIDALRIGVESRIRPVVMTAMMAAIGLLPAAMSTGIGSETSKPLATVVIGGLISDTLFNLFIFPIVFYWAYRKKVMKQDKPYTAIAE, encoded by the coding sequence ATGAATAAAGTAATTAAATCAGTACTGGCTTTTTCTCTTAAGAACAAGTTCTTTATATTTTTCATGACGTTCCTGCTCCTGGTGGGAGGATACTTCAGTTTTAAAAGCATCGCGATAGATGCATTCCCGGATGTAACCAATACTTCACTGACTATCATCACACAGTGGCCTGGCCGCAGTGCGGAGGAAGTGGAGAAATTTGTGACCCGGCCGCTTGAAATAGCAATGAATCCGGCGCAGAAAAAAACATCGATCCGGTCTTCCTCTTTATTTGGGCTTTCGGTAGTCAAAGTAACTTTTGAGGACAATGTCGAGTATGACTACGCGCGTTTACAATTGAACAATCATTTGGGCGACGCCGATTTGCCAGAAGGAACCAAGCCTGAGATTTCACCACCTTATGGGCCAACTGGTGAGATTTTCAGGTATACCTTAACCAGCAGCAAGAAGTCTGTTAAGGAACTTAAAACTTTAGAAGAATGGGTAGTGGAGCGTGAAATACGTTCTGTGCCTGGTGTAGCAGATGTAAATAGTTTCGGTGGCCCGACTAAAGCTTATCAGATTACGATTGATCCTGAAAAGGCTGTGCAGTATGGCGTTACGCCGCTGGAAGTTTATGATGCGGTTTCTAAAAGTAATATTAATGTAGGCGGTGATGTGATTGAGCAAAGCGGACAGGCTTATGTCGTGCGGGGAATTGGTCTGCTGAATAATATCAATGAGATTAAAAACATCATTGTTGATAATGTAAAAGGGACGCCCATCTTCGTAAAAAATATTGGGGAGGTTACAGAATCAAGTTTGCCGCCTCTTGGACAGGTTGGCCGTGATGGTGACCCTGATGTAGTGGAGGGAATTGTGGTGATGCTGAAAGGTGGAAATACGAATGATGTGATTCAAAGCCTTAAAGCCAAAGTTGATGAACTGAACAATAGTATATTGCCGGATGACGTTAAGATCAATGCTTTTTATGACCGGGAAGATCTGGTAGATTTTGCAACCCACACGGTGCTGCATAACATGGCCGAAGGGATCATTTTTGTGACTGTCATCGTATTCTTGTTTATGGCCGATTGGCGGACCACAATTATTGTGGCTATTGTGATCCCGCTGGCTTTACTCTTTGCATTTATTTGTCTGAAATTTAAAGGCATGTCTGCCAATTTACTCTCGATGGGGGCGATTGACTTTGGTATTATCATAGATGGGGCGGTCGTGATGATGGAAGGTATCTTTGTGGTACTGGATCATCGGGCGAAGAAGGAGGGGATGGAGAAATTCAACAAACTCAGTAAACTGGGAATGATCAAAGAAGCATGTCTGATTAATGGTAAAGGTATATTCTTCGCGAAACTGATCATCATTATTGGCTTGCTGCCAATCTTTAGCTTTGAAAAGGTAGAAGGTAAAATGTTTTCTCCATTAGCCTGGACGTTAGGTTTTGCTTTATTAGGTGCACTAATCCTGACTTTTACTTTAGTACCAGTCATGGCCAGTGTGCTATTGAAAAAGAATGTTCGTGAAAAGCATAATTTCTTTGTGGAGTGGATCACGCGCAATTCCATGCGGCTTTTCAATATTTGTTTCAAAGGTAGGAAAATTGCTTTTCCAATAGCTATTATCATCCTGGCGGTCAGTCTTTTCTGCTTTAAGTTTTTAGGGACAGAGTTTTTACCGCAACTTAATGAGGGAACTATTTATGTCAGGGCAACCGGACCTTTGAGCACTTCGCTTGGAGAATCTGTAAAACTGGCCAATGATATGCGCAGAACCTTCAGAAGCTTTCCTGAAGTTAAACAGGTTATTTCTCAAACAGGCCGTCCCGATGACGGAACTGATGCCACAGGATTCTACAATCTGGAGTTTCATGTGGATCTTTACCCACAAGATCAGTGGAAAAGTAAAGAGAGTAAACCTGAATTGATCCAGCGGATGCAGGAAAAACTGAAATTCTTTCCGGGGATTGACCTCAATTTTTCTCAGCCAATTTCTGATAACGTAGAGGAAGCTGTATCTGGTGTAAAGGGATCTATCGTTGTGAAGTTATTTGGCGATGATCTCAAATTTGTTGAAGAGAAAGAAGAGAAGATTTTCAAGATCATGAAAGAGATTAAGGGAGTGGAAGATCTTGGTATTATGCGGAACCTCGGACAACCTGAATTGCGGATTGATCTGGATCAGGAAAAAATGGCTCTTTATGGGGTAACTACCGCAGATGCTGGTGCAGTTATTGAAACAGCTATTGGCGGGAAAGCGGCTACACAGATTTATGAGGGAGAGCGTAAGTTTGATTTGCGGATCCGTTATCCTGAAAACTTCAGGAACAATGCGAATGCGATCGGTGATTTGCGTGTACCAACACTTTCAGGGAATAAAGTCCCGCTTCGGGAAATTGCTAATATCAGAAAACTGGTTGGCCCGAGTTTGATTTACCGTGATAAGCACAAAAGATATGGGGCAATCAAATTTTCTGTCCGTGGCCGTGATATGGGCAGCACGATTAAAGAGGCTCAGGATAAAGTGAATGCCCAGGTTAAATTGCCGAAAGGTTACCATATGGAATGGGCAGGTGATTTTGAGAATCAGCAAAGAGCGACGCAGCGTTTAACACAGGTTGTACCGATTAGTATCCTGTTGATTTTCTTCGTGCTGTTTATTTTATTCGGAACGATCAAAGATTCATTACTTGTGTTAAATAATGTACCGTTTGCCATTGTGGGTGGGATATTTGCACTGCTGCTGACGGGGATAAACTTTAGTATTTCTTCAGGGATCGGCTTTATAGCTTTATTTGGTATCTGTGTGCAGAATGGGGTCATACTGATTACCAAATTCAAATCAAATATCAAAGAAATGCGCCATAGTCATCCGGAATGGACGTTTATTGATGCGCTTAGAATTGGTGTAGAATCCCGTATCCGCCCTGTGGTAATGACTGCGATGATGGCAGCTATTGGATTATTGCCAGCGGCAATGTCTACGGGTATTGGTTCTGAAACTTCTAAACCACTGGCTACAGTAGTGATCGGTGGATTGATTTCTGATACTTTATTCAACCTGTTTATATTCCCGATTGTATTTTATTGGGCTTACCGTAAAAAGGTAATGAAACAAGATAAACCTTATACTGCTATTGCAGAATAG
- the bla gene encoding class A beta-lactamase, subclass A2, which translates to MKGFITLKKMIIAGLLLTISVNGFAQKNELRKKLQAIVSSHAATIGFSLTDLQNGDTITVNGTKHLPMQSVYKFHLALAILNQVDKGKLKLDQKILVKKSDLLPNTWSPLRDKYTNGEVEIALSEILSYTVSQSDNNGCDILFRLMGGPSKVNQYIHSLGIKQVAIVATEEQMHQDENVQFTNWTTPVAATDLLKLFYSQKVLSKTSYDFLWKVMTETVTGANKLKGLLPAGTSVAHKTGNSGANAAGLTAATNDIGIVTLPNGKHFAVAVFVSMTKEDEKATDLTIAELTKASWDYLTAEKL; encoded by the coding sequence ATGAAAGGATTTATTACATTAAAAAAAATGATTATTGCCGGACTTTTACTGACTATTTCAGTAAATGGGTTCGCGCAAAAAAATGAGCTGCGAAAAAAGCTTCAGGCTATTGTAAGTTCACATGCTGCAACTATTGGATTTTCATTAACAGATTTACAGAATGGAGATACAATCACAGTGAATGGAACAAAACACCTGCCGATGCAAAGCGTTTACAAATTCCATCTTGCTTTAGCAATTTTAAACCAGGTAGATAAAGGTAAACTAAAGCTGGATCAAAAGATCCTGGTTAAAAAGAGTGATCTGCTGCCAAATACCTGGAGTCCGTTGAGAGATAAATATACAAATGGAGAAGTTGAAATAGCTTTGTCAGAGATTTTAAGTTATACCGTTTCACAAAGCGATAACAATGGCTGTGATATCCTGTTCAGGTTAATGGGCGGGCCGTCAAAAGTTAATCAGTATATTCATAGTCTGGGTATTAAACAAGTGGCTATAGTAGCTACGGAAGAGCAAATGCACCAGGATGAAAATGTACAATTCACTAATTGGACAACCCCTGTTGCGGCTACAGACTTGTTAAAGCTGTTTTATAGCCAAAAGGTTCTTTCTAAAACTTCGTATGATTTTTTATGGAAAGTAATGACTGAAACAGTGACCGGTGCCAATAAGCTCAAAGGTTTACTACCTGCTGGTACTTCGGTTGCACATAAAACAGGGAACTCCGGTGCAAATGCAGCTGGTTTAACAGCAGCTACAAATGATATAGGTATTGTTACACTGCCAAATGGGAAACATTTTGCCGTTGCTGTGTTTGTGTCGATGACTAAAGAAGATGAAAAAGCAACTGATTTAACCATTGCTGAACTGACTAAGGCCAGCTGGGATTACCTGACCGCAGAAAAACTTTAA
- a CDS encoding M48 family metallopeptidase: MNKTILPLAMLGLTLSFGIHSASAQIKLNSKGLGALQKGAKAVTFSDADAAKLASEAVTWMDEHNTVAAAKDPYTIRLNKIFSKHENEGGLKLNYKVYKVKDINAFACADGSVRVFSSLMDIMSDDELLGIIGHEIGHVANKDTRDAVRSAYKREAISDAASSQSGVVNSLSQSQLGSFANALLDSKYNRKQESEADDYSYEFMKKHNYKVTALASAFQKFADMEKSSGAEKSKTEKMLSSHPDSGSRAAKILEKAKKDGLSK, encoded by the coding sequence ATGAACAAAACTATCTTACCTCTCGCAATGCTGGGATTAACGCTTTCTTTTGGGATACATTCCGCCTCAGCACAAATTAAGCTAAACAGTAAAGGTCTTGGCGCATTACAAAAGGGCGCAAAAGCAGTAACCTTCTCAGATGCCGATGCTGCAAAACTTGCCAGTGAAGCCGTAACCTGGATGGATGAGCACAATACTGTTGCCGCTGCTAAAGATCCTTATACGATCAGGTTGAATAAGATCTTTTCAAAACATGAAAACGAAGGCGGACTTAAGCTAAACTATAAAGTATATAAAGTGAAAGACATCAATGCTTTCGCCTGCGCGGATGGTAGTGTACGCGTATTTTCTTCTTTAATGGATATCATGAGCGATGATGAGTTATTAGGGATTATCGGTCACGAAATTGGACATGTTGCCAATAAAGATACCAGGGATGCAGTGAGAAGTGCTTATAAAAGAGAAGCAATATCCGATGCAGCTTCTTCTCAATCGGGCGTAGTGAATTCACTTTCACAAAGTCAGCTGGGAAGTTTTGCCAATGCACTTTTAGATAGTAAATACAACCGTAAACAAGAAAGTGAAGCTGATGACTATTCTTATGAGTTTATGAAAAAACATAATTATAAGGTAACTGCTTTAGCAAGTGCATTCCAGAAATTCGCTGATATGGAAAAATCATCTGGTGCTGAAAAAAGTAAAACAGAAAAGATGTTAAGTTCACATCCTGATAGCGGTTCACGCGCAGCAAAAATCTTAGAAAAAGCTAAAAAAGACGGCTTGTCAAAATAA